The Flavobacterium commune genome contains the following window.
TTGTGCTTCATGGCGAATATCAATCAATACAAATGCGCAGGCTAATTGCTGTCTTTTTTCAAAATAATCAGTAATGAATTGTTGAAAAACAGATTTGGTTTTCTTTGAAACCTTAGCATAACCATAGCCGGGTAAATCAACCAGAAACCAATTGTTGTTAATTAAAAAGTGATTAATTAATTGTGTTTTTCCTGGTCTTCCTGATGTTTTGGCTAATTTTTGTCGGTTGGTCAACATATTTATTAATGAAGACTTGCCTACATTAGACCTGCCTATAAAAGCATATTCGGGCAAAAAGTCCTTAGGGCATTTGCTTACGTCTGAGTTGCTAATTACGAATTCGGCGGTATTGATTTTCATGTTTTTTTAATATAAAAAAAGCTGTTTTATGCCGAAGCT
Protein-coding sequences here:
- the yihA gene encoding ribosome biogenesis GTP-binding protein YihA/YsxC — encoded protein: MKINTAEFVISNSDVSKCPKDFLPEYAFIGRSNVGKSSLINMLTNRQKLAKTSGRPGKTQLINHFLINNNWFLVDLPGYGYAKVSKKTKSVFQQFITDYFEKRQQLACAFVLIDIRHEAQAIDIEFMNYMGESEIPFCIIFTKADKISKVKIDSHVAAYKKQMFANHWAEMPPYFVTSSTEGTGKEEVLNYIDEVNQEIFKNNSGGF